GGCTCGCCGGTCGCGATCCACTCGGCGACCTGACGGCCCATGCCGCCTCCCTGCGTGACCCAGACCGCTTCGCAGATCCAGAATCCGCGCACGTCGGTCGACTCGCCGACGATCGAGCCCATGTCGGGCGTGAACGAGAACATCCCGTTGATCGCGGTGGACAGGTCGATCCGATCCGTCAGGGCCGGCATGATCCGGGTCGATTCGCGTTCGCACTCGGAGAAGTGCTCCGGCGTGAACGGCATCACCGACGGCATAGGACCGGGCTCGGACGGGTGGCGGATGTCTTCCGGGTCGGTGAGCACGGGTTCGTGGCGATAGTTGCCCAGCGCGTAGCGGTCCTCGCGCTGGCGGTAGTACAGCGAGACGTCCTGGTGACGCAGGATCGGGTGAGCAATCTCGTCTGTCTGACCCGCGAGCTCGGGGAGCGGCTCGGTCCACACGAGCTGGTGTTGCACGGCCGCGAGCGGGATCGGCACCCCCGCCATCGCCCCGAGCCGCGGCCCCCAGATCCCCGCGCACACGAGCACCTGCTCGCACTCGACGTCGCCCCGGTCGGTCCGCACACCGTGGACGTGTCCCTCTCGGATGTCGAACCCGGTGACCGTCACGCCACCCTCGAACGCGGCGCCCCTGGCCTCCGCCTTCCGCGCGTACGCGGCGGCGAGACGAACGGCCTTCGCAGCTCCGTCGGAGGGGACGAAGAGCGAGCCGTGGATCGTCGACGGGTCGAGCAGAGGGATCTTCGCGGCGGTCTCGCCGGGGTCCAACAGCTCGGCACCCTCGATCCCGTAGGCGCGGGCGAACCCGAGACGGCGCTTCAGCTCCTCCATGCGCTCGTGTGTAGTCGCGATCTCGATCCCGCCGACGCCGTACCAGCCCGGCTGCCCGTCGAGAGCGAGCTCGGCGTACTGGGCGACCGTGTCCTGCGCGATCCGGCACATCGTCCGGGATCCGTTCGTCTGGAACACCAGTCCCGGGGCGTGTGAGGTCGACCCGCCGGTCTCGAAAAGCGGTCCCTGATCGAGAACGAGGACATCCGTCACGCCGAGTTCGGCCAGGTGGCGGGCGGCGCTCGTGCCCACGATCCCCGCTCCCACGATCACCAGTTGGGCCCGATCGCGCATCCGGTTCCCCGCGCTCCTTAAGCTTCTCGCCCGTGCGACGGCGTACGCCGTCGCCGGCACCGATGGTCGGCCCGCGTGGTTGCGCTGACAACCCACCGGTTGCGACCTCAGCAACTCAGCTCTCGCCGAGGTTGAGCACCACGGTCTTGAGCTCGGTCAGGCGCTCCATCGAGTAGCGCCCTCCGACACGGCCGATACCGCTCTTGGAGCCCGCGCCGCCGCCGAAGGGAAGGTGGGACTCCCAGTAGTTGGTGCCCTCGTTCACGTTCACCCACCCGGTGCGCACCCGCTCGGCAAACCGTAGCCCCCGCGCCAGGTCGGCGGTGAAGATCGCCGACAGCAGCCCGTACTCCGAGTCGTCGACGAGCGCCACCGCCTCGTCCTCGCTGCGGATCGTCGAGACCGGAACAACCGGACCGAACGTCTCCTCGCGCGCCACCTGCATCCGGTCGGTCACGCCGTCGAGGACCGTCGCCTCGAAGAACAGCTCGCTGCCGTGCTCGGGCGCACGACGGCCGCCGGTGACGACGGAGGCACCTGCCTCGACCGCTTCGGCCACGTGCCGCTCGGTCTTGTCGGCGACACCGGCGTTGTTCACCGGACCCATCGTGGTCGCGTCGTCCAAGGGATCGCCGAGGTGGATCTTCTCCGCGACGGCGGCGGAAAGCTTGCCGACGTACACGTCGTGGACGGTTTCGTGGACGAGGATCCGTTCACCCGCCGTGCAGCTCTGTCCGGCGTTCAGGAAGCACGCCGTCAGCGTCGCCTCGACCGCCGCGTCGATGTCGCCGTCCTCCATCACGACGAGCGGTCCGTTGCCACCCATCTCCAGCAGCAGATCCTTGCCGGCCGCGCGCTCCGCGACGCGATGACCGGTCGCGATCGAGCCGATGAACCCGATCGCGCTCGTCCCGGGATTCGCGGCGACCTCGTCGCCGACGACCGCGCCCTCGCCGGTCACCATGTTGAAGACGCCCGCCGGCAGGTCGGCCTCGACGATGCACTCGGCGAAGCGAACGGCGCACACCGACGTCGAGGGCGCGGGCACCCAGACGATCGCGTTCCCGTAGGCGAGCGCCGGGGCCAGGATCTCCCCCGGCATGGTGTACGGCCAGTTCCACGGACTGATGATCCCGACGACGCCGCGCGGCACGCGGTAGAGCAGCACGCGCTTGTTCGCATCGAACGACGGCGGCATGATCCCGTCCATTCGGATCGCGTCGGCCGCGGCCATCTCGAAGTAGCCGAGTAGTTCCTCGACCTCGTCGTTGGCCTCGGCGGCCAGGGGCTTGCCCTGATCGATCGCGAGCGTGCGCGCGAGCTCGATGCGGTTGGCGTCGATCGCCGCGGCGATCCGTCGCATCCCTGCCGCCCGGTCGAAGGCCGACATCCCGGCCCACCCACGACGCGCACGCTGGGCAGCGCCGATCGCGCGCTGCACGTCCCCGCGCGTGCCGCTGGGCACGGTTGCGACCACCTCGCCCGAGCGCGGGCTCGTCGCTTCGAGCGTCGCGCCGTCGGACGCGTCGGCCCACGTTCCGTCGATGTACAGCTTCAGGTTCTCGCTCATCGCTCCCCGTCCCCGCAACGGCGACGGGGGCGGCCCATGGACCGCCCCCGTCTCACCGCCGTGCTTCCCGTGTTCGGACCGTCCTGTTCGTGCTCAGGCCGCCGGCATCCAGGAGTCGACGACGTCCTGGTTGGCGTCGATCCAGGTCTGCGCGGCCTCCTCGGGATCCGCTCCCTCCTGCAGCTCGAGGGCGACCGAGTTCTGGTCCTCTTCGGTCCACTGGAAGTTGGAGAGGAACTCGAACGCCGCCGGGTCCTTCTCCGCGAAGTCCACGCTGAACGCCTTGTAGAGCACGTCGTCGGCGTAGTCGCAGTCATAGCCCGCCGCCTCGTCCGGATCGTCGAGCGCGATCTGCTCGCACTCCTCATCGAACTCCGGCAACTCGACCTCGACGAGGTCGTACTTCGCATTGGCCCACTGCGGGGTCCACCAGTACATGACGATCGGCTCTTCGTTCTTCACGGCGTTGTCGAGCGCCGACAGCGACGCGGTCTCCGATCCGGAGTACACGACCTCGAGGTCCAGTCCCAGACTCTCGATGATCGCCTCGTCGAAGATCGAGTACGTCGTGTCCGCACCGAGGAAGCGGCCCTTGTCGCCCGTCTCCGCCGTTGAGAACGCGTCGGCCTCGGTGAAGCCCTCGTACGTGGCGTACTCGGGGGTATCCTCGACGACGTAGGACGGCACGAACCATCCGATGTTGCCGGTGATGCCGAGCTCGCCTCCGTCGACGACGGTGCCGGCCTTCTCGATGTACTGCGACCGGTCCTTCGCATGGCCGGAGGGCCAGACCTCGAGCGTCGCGTCGACATCACCCGAGGCCATCGCGGGGAACTGCGCGGATTCGTTGATCTCCTGGAGCTCGACCTCGCAACCCATCTCCTCCTGCATCACCTGTTGGACGACGACCGCGTTCGCCTCGGCCCCGATCCACGGGTTCACGGCGATCACGATCGGGTCGTCGGTGGAGCACTGCGCGACGCTCGCCGTGTCGCCGTCGCCTCCGGTGTCCTCGGGTGTGTCCTCGACGTCGCTACACGCGGCGCCCACGAGCGCGAGTCCCGCCACGCAGGCGACGAGCGTCAGCCACTTCGAACCCTTCATGCGTCCTCCCTCCGTCGGCACGGCCGCTGCCGCTGCCGCTGCCTCACCCCGGCCGTCGCCACCGCTCCGGCCGCTGCTTCCTGGTACGCCATTCGAGTCATCTCGAGCTCTGATCGCCCGATCCGCCCGATCCGCCCGATCCGTTCGCTCCGTTCGCTCCGCCCACGATCGCGCGCAGCTTGGTCCACGGCGCGAACCCCATCTCCCCGACCGGCCCGCGCAGGGTGCGCGGCGCCGATCCCATCGCCTGCGTGATGCGATCGAGCACGATCGCCAGCAGCAGGATGCACGTACCGGCGACCACCCCGCGGCCGATCTGCTGCTTGCCGAGCGCGAACACCACCTCTTGTCCCAGCCCGGCCGCGCCGATCAGCCCGGCGATGATCACGACGGACAGGACCATCATGATCGTCTGGTTGATCCCGAGCAGGATCGTCGGTCGCGCGAGCGGCAGTTCGACCTTCGCGAGCATCTGCTTCGAGGTCGCACCGTACGAGCGACCGGCCTCGGTGATCTCGGCCGGAACCTGGCGGATCCCGAGGTTGGTCAGCCGCACGCCCACGGGCAGCGCGTAGATCAGCGACGCGATGATCGCCGGGACGCGTCCGGGCTCGAAGAGGAGCAGCACCGGCACCAGGTAGACGAATGCGGGCATCGTCTGCATCGCGTCGAGCACGGGCCGTGACCACCGCTCGAACCGGTCGCTGCGCGCGGCGAGGATGCCGAGCGGGATCGCGAACGCCGCGGTGATCGCGACCGCGACGAGCACCTGGGTAAGGGTCCCCATCGACAGATCCCACATCCCGAGGAACCCGAGCGCGGCGATGCACGCGAAGCACCCGATCGCGAGCTTGATCCCGGACACCCGCCACGCGAGCAGGGCGAACGCACCCGCGACCATCCACCACGGGACGCCGACGAACAGCGCCTCCAGCGGATCGAGGACGTAGATGATGAGGAAGTCGTTGATCGCGCCCGTGACCCCGGCAAGGTTGGTCTGGGAC
The sequence above is a segment of the Actinomycetota bacterium genome. Coding sequences within it:
- a CDS encoding ABC transporter substrate-binding protein: MKGSKWLTLVACVAGLALVGAACSDVEDTPEDTGGDGDTASVAQCSTDDPIVIAVNPWIGAEANAVVVQQVMQEEMGCEVELQEINESAQFPAMASGDVDATLEVWPSGHAKDRSQYIEKAGTVVDGGELGITGNIGWFVPSYVVEDTPEYATYEGFTEADAFSTAETGDKGRFLGADTTYSIFDEAIIESLGLDLEVVYSGSETASLSALDNAVKNEEPIVMYWWTPQWANAKYDLVEVELPEFDEECEQIALDDPDEAAGYDCDYADDVLYKAFSVDFAEKDPAAFEFLSNFQWTEEDQNSVALELQEGADPEEAAQTWIDANQDVVDSWMPAA
- a CDS encoding aldehyde dehydrogenase family protein; translation: MSENLKLYIDGTWADASDGATLEATSPRSGEVVATVPSGTRGDVQRAIGAAQRARRGWAGMSAFDRAAGMRRIAAAIDANRIELARTLAIDQGKPLAAEANDEVEELLGYFEMAAADAIRMDGIMPPSFDANKRVLLYRVPRGVVGIISPWNWPYTMPGEILAPALAYGNAIVWVPAPSTSVCAVRFAECIVEADLPAGVFNMVTGEGAVVGDEVAANPGTSAIGFIGSIATGHRVAERAAGKDLLLEMGGNGPLVVMEDGDIDAAVEATLTACFLNAGQSCTAGERILVHETVHDVYVGKLSAAVAEKIHLGDPLDDATTMGPVNNAGVADKTERHVAEAVEAGASVVTGGRRAPEHGSELFFEATVLDGVTDRMQVAREETFGPVVPVSTIRSEDEAVALVDDSEYGLLSAIFTADLARGLRFAERVRTGWVNVNEGTNYWESHLPFGGGAGSKSGIGRVGGRYSMERLTELKTVVLNLGES